A window of Fimbriimonadaceae bacterium contains these coding sequences:
- a CDS encoding YfhO family protein, producing MSRVRAWWPVLVLALVPLIPLWRAVFLGEAIGPWDQIRHMAPWKGPAPAQPWDVLQADAVLQFAGWRSMVFEAWGSGQIPAWNPYSLCGTPLLANSQSGGFYPPHILLGLLHVPLVPALTLLAWFHLFVAGLGMRRLCLRLGGEEWGAVLGGVLFATSTFLIAWTALPSVVSTCAWIPWVLAGVAFVQRDGWRRIPWVSVPGAMMLLGGHLQFAAYGLMAATVFALWRPLGEWRTAAATLAALAFAGCLAAPQLLPTIRFGEFSHRQNAPTAEGYDAYAAGALQPMHAIGLVYPPLLGMPTEGIAMEGSPGTQLPLFWPAFAQRGANFAESALGIGPLVLALLFVPGLFRNPQARTGGMAALGVLGLLLAFGSPLDRVLYFFAPGWSATGSPGRAGVLFVIAACALAGLAASAGKVREGKGLRGPIGALALATLVSIAGLRLLVPTLGAWVPGGNGLVGQIAAEGTPPWLAASLLACLGTLAAVVLWTRGKAVSATLLPAAILVPIVLGAGTLLRTSADPNLREAVPKTTERIAVVNAQWELLTPAPALLPPNTGVLSRLHEVSGYDSLLHRDTVAMLREIDGQDPAPPTNGNMMLIKPGFDEEKLADAGVSQVWEPLRPDEAAPAVRIRMLQTQGRAFTPQGPAKILDEGYDFLVVEASGAGPLVVRDRNMPGWSVVVDGVPSDLKGGRWREVELLSEGNHRVVMRYTPPGLREGTALAGGALLVLLLLTALGRRGEITQPIPVVQ from the coding sequence ATGAGTCGAGTGCGCGCGTGGTGGCCCGTCCTGGTGCTCGCCCTCGTGCCGCTGATTCCCCTGTGGCGCGCCGTGTTCCTTGGCGAGGCCATCGGCCCCTGGGACCAGATTCGCCACATGGCGCCGTGGAAGGGCCCTGCGCCGGCGCAACCGTGGGACGTCCTGCAAGCCGATGCGGTCCTGCAGTTCGCGGGGTGGCGCTCGATGGTCTTCGAAGCGTGGGGCTCGGGGCAGATCCCCGCGTGGAACCCGTATTCGCTGTGCGGCACGCCGCTTCTCGCCAACTCCCAGTCCGGCGGGTTCTATCCGCCCCACATCCTCCTCGGCCTGCTGCACGTGCCGCTGGTGCCGGCCTTGACGCTTCTCGCCTGGTTCCACCTGTTCGTCGCCGGCCTCGGGATGCGTCGTCTCTGTCTTCGACTGGGTGGGGAGGAGTGGGGCGCCGTCTTGGGAGGCGTGCTGTTCGCCACGTCGACGTTCCTGATCGCATGGACGGCGTTGCCGAGCGTGGTTTCAACGTGCGCGTGGATCCCTTGGGTGTTGGCCGGAGTCGCGTTCGTGCAGCGCGACGGCTGGCGCAGAATCCCGTGGGTCTCGGTCCCCGGCGCGATGATGCTGCTGGGCGGGCATCTCCAGTTCGCGGCCTATGGGCTGATGGCCGCGACCGTGTTCGCGCTGTGGCGGCCGCTCGGCGAATGGCGAACGGCCGCCGCGACGCTGGCGGCTCTGGCGTTCGCCGGATGCCTCGCAGCCCCGCAGTTGCTTCCCACGATCCGCTTTGGCGAGTTCTCGCATCGCCAAAACGCGCCGACGGCGGAAGGGTACGACGCGTACGCGGCAGGCGCGTTGCAGCCGATGCACGCCATCGGCCTCGTCTACCCGCCGCTCCTGGGGATGCCGACGGAAGGCATCGCCATGGAGGGTTCTCCCGGAACGCAGTTGCCGCTCTTCTGGCCCGCGTTCGCGCAGCGCGGGGCGAACTTCGCGGAATCCGCGCTCGGTATCGGTCCCCTGGTGCTTGCGCTGCTGTTCGTTCCGGGGCTCTTTCGCAATCCCCAGGCGCGGACCGGCGGGATGGCGGCTCTCGGCGTCCTTGGGCTGCTGCTCGCATTCGGCAGCCCGTTGGACCGCGTGCTCTACTTTTTCGCGCCGGGATGGTCGGCCACCGGTTCGCCCGGCCGCGCGGGCGTCCTGTTCGTGATCGCGGCGTGCGCGCTCGCGGGTCTGGCGGCAAGTGCCGGAAAGGTTCGGGAGGGGAAGGGTCTTCGGGGTCCCATCGGGGCCTTGGCGTTGGCGACCCTGGTGTCGATCGCCGGGTTGCGGCTTCTCGTTCCCACCTTGGGCGCGTGGGTGCCCGGCGGCAACGGTCTCGTCGGCCAGATCGCGGCCGAGGGCACACCCCCTTGGCTCGCAGCCTCCCTCTTGGCGTGTCTCGGGACCTTGGCCGCGGTCGTGTTGTGGACTCGCGGCAAGGCGGTGTCCGCCACGCTGCTCCCGGCGGCGATCCTCGTCCCGATCGTGCTTGGCGCAGGCACCCTGCTTCGCACCTCGGCGGATCCCAATCTCCGCGAGGCCGTGCCCAAAACGACGGAGAGGATCGCCGTGGTGAACGCCCAGTGGGAGCTCCTGACGCCCGCCCCCGCGCTGCTGCCGCCCAACACGGGCGTTCTCTCCCGGCTGCACGAGGTGAGCGGGTACGACTCCCTCCTCCATCGGGACACGGTGGCGATGCTTCGGGAGATCGATGGCCAAGATCCGGCGCCGCCTACAAACGGCAACATGATGCTGATCAAGCCTGGATTCGACGAGGAGAAGCTCGCCGACGCCGGTGTTTCGCAGGTTTGGGAGCCGCTGCGGCCCGACGAGGCCGCGCCCGCCGTCCGCATCCGGATGCTGCAGACGCAGGGGCGGGCGTTCACGCCCCAAGGCCCTGCGAAGATTCTGGACGAGGGTTACGACTTCTTGGTGGTCGAGGCATCGGGTGCCGGACCCTTGGTGGTTCGGGATCGGAACATGCCGGGTTGGAGCGTCGTGGTGGATGGCGTGCCGAGCGATCTCAAGGGGGGCCGGTGGCGCGAGGTGGAGT
- a CDS encoding tetratricopeptide repeat protein produces the protein MAQTMDTATTYQRGYELRCEGRYEEAKTEFRKVLAAEPSHADSTWQMGLIQGFEGDFDGSLTTLRELVKAYPDHLKARYDLAMTAMMLGESDEACGHFRFILSVDPDHEEARRQIEYCP, from the coding sequence ATGGCTCAGACCATGGACACCGCGACGACCTACCAACGAGGCTACGAGCTCCGCTGCGAGGGTCGTTACGAAGAGGCCAAGACGGAGTTTCGGAAAGTCTTGGCCGCAGAACCCTCCCACGCCGACTCGACGTGGCAGATGGGCTTGATCCAGGGGTTCGAGGGTGATTTCGACGGTTCGCTGACCACCTTGCGGGAGCTGGTCAAGGCTTATCCCGATCACCTCAAGGCCCGTTACGATTTGGCGATGACCGCCATGATGCTCGGCGAATCCGATGAGGCGTGCGGCCACTTCCGGTTCATCCTCTCGGTCGACCCCGACCACGAAGAGGCGCGCCGCCAGATCGAGTACTGCCCCTAG
- the ftsH gene encoding ATP-dependent zinc metalloprotease FtsH produces MNKAAKTLFASVIFVIAIIFAMNLFSGGASTLIGEKPKALQLPDLIKEMTNGNVEEGVWQQDEISGTLTDGTKFVVSVPSLESAGSTAIQEQILKTGAPIKYERPPISQGLIGILSMLAVPILIFALLYFFVIKPAQMGGSQAMSFGRSKAKRAGENSPKVTFEDVAGIDEAKQELFEIVDFLKNTKKYAALGAKIPKGILLTGPPGVGKTYLARAIAGEAGVPFFHISGSDFVEMFVGVGAARVRDLFDTAKAHRPSLIFVDEIDAVGRQRGAGLGGGHDEREQTLNQLLVEMDGFDPNSGVILIAATNRPDVLDPALLRPGRFDRQIVVDVPDAKGRAEILSIHSKGKPLDSGIDIDVLAKRTPGFTGADLANMLNEGALLAARRNQSKIHQEDLEEALDRVVAGPQRKSRVLDKKEREVIAYHEAGHAIIGELLENCDPVHKVTILPRGMSLGSTWSVPLTDKYLVSEHELTDDITELLGGRVAEEVVYGEVWTGSSNDLERVTRIARAMVCQYGMSEKLGTLALGKRSSNPFLGRDYHDERNYSEDVAKMIDEEVRSIVDGCHRRATEILTANRPKLDAVVQALLERESLNREEFLAVLAGETLPELPPVAKPVDTDKDPEIVAEADRKPKGSPTRLEPGPA; encoded by the coding sequence TTGAACAAAGCAGCAAAAACGCTCTTCGCATCCGTCATCTTCGTCATCGCCATCATCTTCGCCATGAACCTGTTCAGCGGCGGGGCGTCGACGTTGATTGGCGAGAAGCCCAAAGCGCTCCAGCTTCCCGACCTCATCAAGGAGATGACGAACGGGAACGTCGAGGAGGGGGTGTGGCAACAGGATGAGATCTCCGGCACGCTCACGGACGGAACGAAGTTCGTCGTCAGCGTCCCGAGTCTCGAGTCTGCAGGCTCGACGGCCATCCAGGAGCAAATCCTGAAAACGGGAGCACCCATCAAGTACGAGAGGCCGCCGATCAGCCAGGGGCTCATCGGCATTCTGTCGATGCTTGCGGTCCCAATCCTCATCTTTGCGCTGCTGTACTTCTTCGTGATCAAGCCGGCGCAGATGGGTGGAAGCCAGGCGATGAGCTTTGGTCGGAGCAAGGCCAAGCGAGCCGGCGAAAACAGCCCCAAGGTGACGTTCGAGGACGTGGCGGGCATCGACGAGGCCAAGCAGGAGCTGTTCGAGATCGTCGACTTCCTGAAGAACACCAAGAAGTACGCGGCGTTGGGAGCGAAGATCCCCAAGGGCATCCTCCTCACGGGTCCTCCAGGCGTCGGCAAGACGTATCTGGCGCGCGCCATCGCTGGCGAGGCGGGCGTGCCTTTCTTCCACATTTCGGGCTCGGACTTCGTCGAGATGTTTGTCGGCGTGGGCGCCGCGCGCGTGCGCGACCTGTTCGATACCGCCAAGGCCCACCGCCCCAGCCTGATCTTTGTCGATGAGATCGACGCGGTCGGGCGCCAGCGCGGCGCCGGGCTCGGCGGAGGCCACGACGAGCGCGAACAAACCCTCAACCAACTTCTCGTCGAGATGGACGGCTTCGATCCCAACAGCGGGGTGATCCTCATCGCGGCCACCAACCGGCCCGACGTGCTCGATCCCGCGCTGCTTCGGCCGGGCCGCTTCGATCGGCAGATCGTGGTGGATGTGCCCGACGCCAAGGGGCGGGCCGAGATCCTCTCGATCCACTCGAAGGGCAAGCCGCTCGATTCGGGCATCGATATCGACGTGTTGGCCAAGCGCACGCCCGGGTTCACCGGCGCCGATTTGGCGAACATGCTCAACGAGGGCGCGCTGCTTGCTGCGCGCCGCAATCAGTCGAAGATCCACCAGGAAGACCTGGAGGAAGCGCTCGACCGGGTCGTGGCGGGTCCGCAACGCAAGAGCCGCGTGCTGGACAAGAAGGAGCGCGAAGTGATCGCCTACCACGAGGCGGGCCACGCGATCATCGGCGAGCTGTTAGAGAACTGCGACCCCGTGCACAAGGTGACGATCCTCCCGCGCGGCATGTCGCTCGGCTCCACGTGGTCGGTGCCTCTGACGGACAAGTACCTGGTGAGCGAACACGAGCTGACGGACGACATCACGGAACTCCTGGGTGGCCGGGTCGCCGAAGAGGTCGTGTACGGCGAGGTTTGGACCGGCTCGAGCAACGACTTGGAGCGCGTCACCCGCATCGCACGAGCGATGGTGTGCCAGTACGGCATGAGCGAGAAGCTCGGCACGCTCGCTCTCGGCAAGCGGAGCAGCAACCCGTTCCTTGGCCGCGACTACCACGACGAGCGCAACTACTCGGAAGACGTGGCGAAGATGATCGACGAGGAGGTCCGGTCGATCGTGGACGGCTGTCACCGACGCGCCACGGAGATCCTCACGGCCAACCGGCCGAAGCTCGACGCGGTCGTGCAGGCGTTGCTCGAAAGAGAGTCCTTGAACCGCGAGGAGTTTCTCGCCGTGCTCGCCGGGGAGACGCTCCCGGAACTTCCGCCCGTCGCGAAGCCTGTGGACACCGACAAGGACCCGGAGATCGTGGCGGAAGCGGATCGAAAGCCGAAGGGTTCGCCCACGCGGCTTGAACCCGGTCCGGCCTAA
- the tilS gene encoding tRNA lysidine(34) synthetase TilS, with protein MLERFRAHLESSQLIAPEDLVLVGYSGGPDSTCLLDLLVALGVPVVAAHLHHGQREEAKREMERCQAFCAELGVPFYPGRADVPAIAKRQGIGLEEAGRNARYEFFRQVQGLAHTTLVATAHTRDDLLETVLLNLSRGTGLRGLAGIPEARDGIVRPLLKFTRAETRAYCEAKGLWTHDDPSNEDLAFARARVRHRVLPELRLCHPGCDEAIERMARLAAEEDALLDSMAAAALERCELEPNGPLRFVAQDAEVVLDRMRLAHVPRPLLRRAVRLAGAVVGGTFAYEHVAQVLEGLGHETLGSVTAEDGAAVAEWDEATLRVASTREPMAARATLATPGETASETFGWRFAIDRGPVEVDPLTACFDPGKVRGELHVRPARPGDAIECGEGKKKVKDLFSAAKLSKSARRLLPIVCDFVGPVWIPGLRVSTRVRADARAQDALRIRFGPLLGPSSHN; from the coding sequence ATGCTCGAGCGCTTTCGCGCGCACCTGGAGTCGTCCCAGCTCATCGCCCCGGAGGATCTCGTATTGGTCGGCTACAGCGGCGGACCCGATTCGACGTGCCTCCTCGATCTGCTGGTCGCGCTCGGCGTGCCCGTGGTGGCGGCCCACCTCCACCACGGACAGCGGGAAGAGGCGAAGCGGGAGATGGAGCGCTGCCAGGCGTTCTGCGCCGAGTTGGGCGTCCCGTTCTATCCCGGACGCGCGGATGTCCCCGCGATTGCGAAAAGGCAGGGGATTGGGCTCGAAGAGGCGGGGCGGAACGCGCGCTACGAGTTCTTCCGACAGGTGCAGGGGCTTGCCCACACCACCCTCGTAGCCACCGCGCACACCCGCGACGATCTCCTCGAGACGGTCTTGCTGAACCTGTCGAGGGGAACGGGCCTGCGCGGGCTGGCGGGCATTCCCGAAGCGCGCGACGGCATCGTGCGCCCACTCCTGAAGTTCACGCGCGCGGAGACGCGCGCGTACTGCGAAGCCAAGGGCTTGTGGACCCACGACGATCCGTCCAACGAGGATCTCGCGTTCGCGCGCGCCCGCGTCCGCCACCGCGTGCTTCCCGAGCTGCGCCTTTGCCACCCCGGATGCGACGAGGCGATCGAACGGATGGCGCGCCTCGCCGCAGAGGAGGATGCGCTGCTCGATTCGATGGCGGCGGCGGCCCTGGAACGGTGCGAACTCGAGCCGAACGGTCCCTTGCGCTTTGTGGCCCAGGACGCGGAGGTGGTGCTGGACCGGATGCGGTTGGCGCACGTTCCGAGGCCGCTGCTGCGCCGAGCGGTTCGGCTCGCCGGGGCCGTGGTGGGCGGCACGTTCGCGTACGAGCACGTCGCGCAGGTCCTCGAGGGGCTCGGGCACGAGACCCTGGGAAGCGTGACCGCCGAGGACGGCGCGGCCGTGGCGGAGTGGGACGAGGCGACCCTCCGGGTGGCGAGCACGCGCGAGCCGATGGCGGCCAGGGCCACGCTTGCGACCCCTGGGGAGACGGCGAGCGAGACGTTCGGGTGGCGGTTCGCGATCGACCGCGGTCCCGTCGAGGTCGATCCCCTGACGGCTTGTTTCGACCCTGGAAAGGTGCGGGGAGAGCTTCACGTGCGGCCCGCCCGACCCGGCGACGCGATCGAGTGCGGCGAGGGGAAGAAGAAGGTGAAGGACCTGTTTTCAGCGGCAAAGCTGTCCAAATCGGCCCGCCGCCTGCTGCCCATCGTCTGCGATTTCGTCGGTCCGGTTTGGATTCCCGGCCTGCGCGTCTCCACCCGAGTCCGGGCGGATGCCCGCGCCCAGGATGCCTTGCGGATTCGGTTTGGTCCGCTTTTGGGACCCTCCAGCCATAATTAG
- the mgtE gene encoding magnesium transporter, producing MRTDDQTFLDQLRALAKLDNPEVVREELEPVRLEDLAEAFTRLEHEEALAILNQLDEGTAADILVEVPTETARKLISELPDDMLAHYLDILPMDDALELQEELPPERFEALLEVIPAEDRLEIRRLMTYPEDSAGRIMTEDFLAVRPEDTVEEAIRLIREAPEEEYESVNDIYVLTEDGHLVGVFSLREAIRAEPDQLARDIMEGDLVTCSPLTPAEDVARQIARYGFYAMPVVDGRGRMLGFVTVDDAQEILSEADTEDVLALGGVSGDAEAYLSLSIPQLVRRRLPWLFILFVAETFTGAVLRHYIGGAKDSTMGHLAIMAQLSLFIPLLIGAGGNSGSQVTTTITRALAVGEVKTSDFLIVFRREFVTALFVGCALGTVGFARAYFGWASGWHVSLIVGIALPAIVIWAATVGSVLPLAAKRVGIDPAVMSAPFITTFVDATGLIIYFEIARRVLGLEF from the coding sequence ATGCGAACAGACGACCAGACGTTCCTCGACCAGCTCCGCGCCCTTGCCAAGCTCGACAACCCCGAGGTGGTGCGCGAGGAGCTGGAGCCTGTCCGGCTGGAAGACCTCGCCGAGGCGTTCACGCGTCTCGAGCACGAGGAGGCCCTGGCGATCCTCAACCAGCTCGACGAAGGGACGGCCGCCGATATCCTGGTCGAAGTCCCCACGGAGACGGCGCGCAAGCTGATCAGCGAGCTTCCCGACGACATGCTCGCGCACTACCTCGACATCTTGCCGATGGACGACGCGCTCGAGCTGCAGGAAGAGCTCCCGCCCGAGCGTTTCGAGGCGCTGCTGGAGGTCATCCCCGCCGAGGATCGCCTCGAGATCCGGCGCCTGATGACCTATCCCGAGGACTCCGCGGGCCGGATCATGACGGAGGACTTCCTGGCCGTGCGGCCGGAGGACACCGTCGAGGAGGCGATCCGCCTGATCCGCGAGGCGCCCGAGGAGGAGTACGAGTCGGTCAACGACATCTACGTGCTCACGGAGGACGGCCACCTCGTGGGCGTGTTCAGCCTGCGCGAGGCGATTCGCGCCGAGCCAGACCAGCTTGCGCGGGACATCATGGAGGGCGACCTGGTGACGTGCTCGCCGCTCACGCCCGCGGAGGACGTCGCTCGCCAGATCGCGCGGTACGGATTCTACGCGATGCCCGTGGTGGACGGGCGTGGGCGGATGCTGGGGTTCGTCACGGTGGACGACGCCCAGGAGATCCTCAGCGAGGCGGACACCGAGGACGTGCTGGCCCTGGGCGGCGTCTCGGGTGACGCCGAGGCGTACCTATCGCTCAGCATCCCGCAGCTCGTCCGAAGGCGGCTGCCCTGGCTCTTCATCCTCTTCGTCGCGGAGACGTTCACGGGAGCGGTGCTTAGGCACTACATCGGCGGCGCGAAGGACTCGACGATGGGGCATCTGGCGATCATGGCCCAGCTCAGCCTCTTTATCCCGCTCCTGATCGGCGCAGGCGGCAACTCGGGCTCGCAGGTGACGACAACGATCACCCGCGCCCTCGCGGTGGGCGAGGTGAAGACCTCGGACTTCCTGATCGTGTTTCGGCGCGAGTTCGTGACGGCGCTGTTCGTAGGGTGCGCGTTGGGGACCGTCGGGTTCGCCCGCGCCTATTTCGGCTGGGCCTCGGGATGGCACGTGTCGCTGATCGTCGGCATCGCGCTGCCCGCGATCGTGATCTGGGCGGCGACGGTCGGGAGCGTGCTTCCCTTGGCCGCCAAGCGGGTCGGCATCGACCCCGCGGTGATGAGTGCGCCCTTCATCACCACGTTCGTGGACGCCACGGGGCTCATCATCTACTTCGAAATCGCCCGCAGGGTGCTCGGCCTCGAGTTTTAG
- the lon gene encoding endopeptidase La, which yields MPETKTPVDDETLDLESSEPRIENLGEDEPKPDIPPILNILPLRDSVIYPMLIAPLSVAREASVQLIDESIVGNNRVIGVVAQKKPQTENPTFDDVYEYGCAVIIRTLVKMPDAVRLIVQGVSRFRIVEQIQEHPYLTARIEVIDEPPLAPDKTEEVEALRRSVAALFEQAVRLSPQLPEELRTLTQAVQETPVMADLVAAHMTLSVEEKQRILESQDLWERLRSLLEMLGKEVRVLELSSKVQSEVNTELSKSQREYYLREQLKAIQRELGESDERAEELDELREKIDAAGMTDDALHEVNREFDRLRRMSPGSPEYSVARTYIDWMVALPWSKSTDDAIELDNVKKILDDDHYGLDKIKERIIEFLAVRKVKKDGKIRQPILCFAGPPGVGKTSLGRSIGHAMGREFVRISLGGMRDEAEIRGHRRTYIGALPGQIIQGLRRARTNNPVFMLDEIDKLGNDFRGDPSSALLEVLDPEQNSTFRDHYIDAPFDLSRVFFVTTANRLDTIPPPLRDRMEVIELGGYTEEEKFEIAKRHLIPKQVEEHGLRPAQIEFKETALRNMIRFYTREAGVRNLEREIANVVRKATLLFAEGRKAKVVVTPRFVQNALGAPRYLHEEVLERDRIPGTAVGLAWTPVGGDVLFVETAVMPGSKGMILTGQLGDVMKESVTAALSYVRSHAKQLKIDPTVFEKSELHVHVPAGAVPKDGPSAGVTMLTALVSLLTGRLIKPRLAMTGEMSLTGQVLPVGGIKEKVLAAHRAGVDTLILPEDNRKDFDEEVPEEIRKALTVHFVKRADQVLRLALEKS from the coding sequence ATGCCTGAAACCAAGACACCGGTCGACGACGAAACCCTCGATCTCGAGAGCAGCGAGCCGCGCATCGAGAACCTCGGCGAGGACGAGCCGAAGCCCGACATTCCGCCGATCCTCAACATCCTTCCGCTTCGCGACTCGGTGATCTATCCGATGCTCATCGCTCCCCTCAGCGTGGCGCGCGAGGCGAGCGTGCAGCTCATCGACGAGAGCATCGTGGGCAACAACCGCGTCATCGGCGTCGTCGCGCAGAAGAAGCCGCAGACGGAGAACCCGACCTTCGACGACGTCTACGAGTACGGGTGCGCCGTGATCATCCGGACGCTCGTCAAAATGCCCGACGCCGTGAGGCTCATCGTCCAGGGTGTCTCGCGCTTCCGCATTGTCGAGCAGATCCAGGAACACCCCTACCTCACCGCGCGCATCGAGGTGATCGACGAGCCGCCGCTCGCGCCGGACAAGACCGAAGAGGTCGAGGCGCTGCGGCGTTCGGTCGCCGCGCTCTTCGAACAAGCGGTGCGGCTCTCGCCCCAACTTCCGGAAGAGCTGCGAACGCTCACGCAGGCCGTCCAGGAGACGCCGGTGATGGCCGACCTCGTGGCCGCCCATATGACGCTCTCCGTGGAGGAGAAGCAGCGGATTCTCGAATCGCAGGACCTTTGGGAGCGTCTGCGGTCGCTCCTGGAGATGCTGGGCAAGGAGGTCCGGGTTCTCGAACTCAGCTCGAAGGTGCAGAGCGAAGTCAACACGGAGCTGAGCAAGAGCCAGCGCGAGTACTACCTGCGCGAGCAGCTCAAGGCCATCCAGCGCGAACTGGGCGAGAGCGACGAACGCGCCGAAGAGCTCGACGAGCTGCGCGAGAAGATCGATGCCGCGGGGATGACCGACGACGCCCTGCACGAGGTGAACCGCGAGTTCGATCGGCTGCGCCGCATGTCGCCCGGTTCCCCGGAATACTCCGTCGCGCGCACCTACATCGATTGGATGGTCGCGTTGCCCTGGTCGAAATCCACCGACGACGCCATCGAGCTCGACAACGTCAAGAAAATCCTCGACGACGACCATTACGGCCTCGACAAGATCAAGGAGCGGATCATCGAGTTTCTGGCCGTGCGGAAGGTGAAGAAGGACGGCAAGATCCGGCAACCGATCCTCTGCTTCGCGGGACCTCCCGGCGTCGGCAAAACGTCCCTCGGCCGCTCGATCGGCCATGCGATGGGGCGGGAGTTCGTTCGCATCTCCCTGGGCGGCATGCGCGACGAGGCGGAGATTCGGGGCCATCGGCGCACGTACATCGGCGCGCTTCCCGGGCAGATCATCCAGGGGTTGCGGCGCGCGCGCACCAACAACCCGGTGTTCATGCTCGACGAGATCGACAAGCTTGGCAACGACTTCCGAGGCGACCCTTCCTCGGCGCTGCTCGAAGTGTTGGACCCCGAGCAGAACTCGACGTTCCGCGACCACTACATCGACGCCCCATTCGACCTCTCTCGCGTGTTCTTCGTCACCACGGCCAACCGCCTGGACACGATTCCGCCTCCGTTGCGGGACCGGATGGAGGTCATCGAACTCGGGGGTTACACCGAAGAGGAGAAGTTCGAGATCGCGAAGCGGCACCTCATTCCCAAACAGGTCGAGGAGCACGGGCTGCGGCCGGCGCAGATCGAGTTCAAAGAGACCGCCCTTCGCAACATGATCCGCTTCTACACCCGTGAAGCGGGCGTGCGGAACCTCGAACGGGAGATCGCCAACGTCGTCCGCAAGGCCACCCTCCTGTTCGCCGAAGGGCGCAAGGCGAAGGTCGTGGTCACGCCGCGCTTCGTGCAGAACGCGCTTGGGGCGCCGCGCTACCTCCACGAGGAGGTTTTGGAGCGCGACCGCATTCCAGGCACGGCCGTCGGGCTGGCGTGGACGCCGGTCGGGGGGGACGTCCTGTTCGTCGAAACCGCGGTCATGCCGGGTTCCAAAGGGATGATTCTCACGGGGCAGCTCGGCGACGTGATGAAGGAGAGCGTCACCGCGGCGCTCAGCTACGTGCGCAGCCATGCGAAGCAGCTCAAGATCGACCCTACGGTCTTCGAGAAGTCGGAACTGCACGTGCACGTCCCCGCAGGCGCCGTTCCCAAGGACGGCCCGTCCGCGGGCGTCACGATGCTCACCGCGTTGGTGTCCCTGCTCACAGGCCGCCTGATCAAGCCGCGCCTCGCGATGACCGGGGAGATGAGCCTCACCGGCCAGGTCCTTCCCGTGGGCGGCATCAAGGAGAAGGTGCTCGCCGCGCATCGGGCCGGGGTGGACACCCTGATCCTGCCCGAGGACAACCGCAAGGACTTTGACGAAGAGGTGCCGGAGGAGATCCGCAAGGCCCTCACCGTCCACTTCGTGAAGCGCGCCGACCAGGTACTCCGCCTCGCCCTCGAAAAGAGTTAG
- a CDS encoding Hsp20/alpha crystallin family protein, with translation MARRETDDWFWQLGAELQRLSEEMFRSGPTLASSSGWEPRVDVLEERGAIVVKAEIAGVRGRDIQVIGNAVRNTLLIRGVRNEETAPACAKTGFYQLEICYGEFLREVKLPEIPLDMERIEARYSNGIMLVRIPKVEAESENA, from the coding sequence ATGGCCCGGCGTGAAACGGACGATTGGTTCTGGCAGCTCGGCGCCGAGTTGCAGCGGCTGAGCGAGGAGATGTTCCGCTCGGGGCCGACCCTGGCCAGTTCGAGCGGTTGGGAGCCGCGGGTGGACGTGCTCGAAGAGCGGGGCGCGATCGTCGTCAAGGCCGAAATCGCAGGCGTGCGCGGCCGCGACATCCAGGTGATCGGCAACGCCGTCCGCAACACGCTGCTGATTCGCGGCGTCCGGAACGAAGAAACAGCGCCCGCTTGCGCGAAGACCGGCTTCTACCAGCTTGAAATCTGTTACGGAGAGTTTCTTCGCGAAGTGAAGCTGCCGGAGATCCCGCTGGACATGGAGCGCATCGAGGCTCGTTACAGCAACGGGATCATGCTCGTGCGCATTCCCAAGGTCGAGGCGGAGAGTGAAAATGCCTGA